In Mercenaria mercenaria strain notata chromosome 14, MADL_Memer_1, whole genome shotgun sequence, the following are encoded in one genomic region:
- the LOC128548534 gene encoding uncharacterized protein LOC128548534 isoform X2, which yields MGISEDNIQTVVPDKKQSLSQKMMQAIECLSSRDLQTLIIYITCHGENRNDTKDNFNFRLSETDTVTLKEFEDALGQCKEKLDQLNKVMLFFDCCHPPEEVNIKGIAKANVIQLNACEDYQKAHSTNEGSIFTKFLIQGLKAKAEGSTCGENECTSCKKYWDLRTDYVTVERLLEYINDHIDTRQRPRLLFSGNHDDFKIAFYTGEEVVIEFTVVNSEEKQTIKLKHFKDMEQIETQLYEKFHRNKDDFDIVITSRTFRTDNTTEICSSAEKVVLAWVNRQPIQVSFKPKCKANSTADTGTSTTSTMVLYERRNAAEGKCSIPESGTP from the exons TGAAGACAATATTCAGACGGTAGTGCCAGACAAGAAACAGAGTCTGTCGCAGAAAATGATGCAAGCAATAGAGTGTTTATCATCAAGAGATCTTCAGACATTAATTATATATATCACTTGCCATGGTGAAAACAGAAATGACACAAAGGATAATTTCAACTTCCGGTTGTCAGAAACCGATACTGTAACGTTGAAAGAATTTGAGGATGCTCTGGGTCAATGTAAAGAAAAACTTGATCAATTAAACAAAGTCATGCTGTTTTTTGACTGCTGTCATCCTCCAGAGGAGGTAAATATAAAGGGTATCGCTAAAGCAAATGTTATTCAGTTAAATGCGTGTGAAGATTATCAAAAAGCGCATTCAACAAATGAAGGaagcattttcacaaaatttctgATCCAAGGGCTGAAGGCAAAGGCGGAAGGATCAACTTGTGGGGAAAATGAGTGTACGTCCTGCAAGAAATACTGGGACCTTCGAACAGATTACGTTACAGTTGAAAGGCTGTTAGAATATATAAATGACCATATCGATACACGTCAGAGACCACGGCTGTTATTCAGCGGAAATCATGATGACTTCAAAATCGCTTTCTACACGGGCGAAGAGGTGGTTATAGAATTTACCGTGGTCAACAgtgaagaaaaacaaacaataaagctTAAGCATTTTAAAGACATGGAACAGATTGAAACTCAACTTTATGAGAAATTTCATA GGAATAAAGATGATTTTGATATAGTCATTACAAGTCGTACATTTAGAACGGACAACACAACTGAAATATGCAGTTCTGCAGAGAAAGTAGTACTGGCTTGGGTTAACAGACAACCTATTCAGGTGTCttttaaaccaaaatgtaaaGCAAATTCAACTGCTGACACAGGCACAAGTACCACAAGTACCATGGTTTTATATGAAAGAAGGAATGCTGCTGAAGGCAAATGCAGCATTCCAGAAAGCGGTACTCCCTGA